In the Podospora pseudocomata strain CBS 415.72m chromosome 5, whole genome shotgun sequence genome, one interval contains:
- a CDS encoding hypothetical protein (EggNog:ENOG503NVEM; COG:S), which translates to MAIAIRHDPHSHAHEESIPGTVSLAAKEGEETHYGQALFPVPSADPNDPLQWTKFKKHMIMFCACAFSFLGISALLGPAVYIGLWSAQFNVDPNTAAGLVNYPNLIFGFGSVILVPLYKRYGRRPVMLLSLVAYIGGIIGASQSTTYGGLLAWRIVHAFGSGVCEALPVQLVNDIFFLHERGKKLGWYTVALCLGATGPMFCGFMLAAGYSWNLFFYVELAFGVALLLLCFLFVEESLYFRAPVAPSGGSSSGSNLEVVTSAATTAEGNEKERQPETAELSGNSVLPRRKSWKQQLSIFPDKFDYTCDFWAMPFRAFTHLLVPSTFWVIATYGIYIGLCGFSFNFVFPLKIVQPPYNWPETNSGLSAIATFIGFGLALPLLPASDILAARLTRRNGGIREAEMRLGVLIPAAFVAPAGQVLFGMAAARDLHWICYFIAIGITQWAGYFYFTLTLAYAVDSYNANLSEMLIIMNLGKQAISFGFSGELLNWILKHGYVTIVVAAFVPILVVNNMMVFVFMIWGKRIRVMMANSWLARFHGRSLTRGEGH; encoded by the coding sequence ATGGCCATCGCCATCCGCCATGATCCCCACAGCCACGCTCACGAGGAGTCCATCCCAGGCACCGTGAGCCTCGCCGCCAAAGAGGGTGAAGAAACCCACTACGGCCAGGCCCTCTTCCCTGTCCCCTCGGCCGACCCCAACGACCCCTTACAATGGACCAAGTTCAAGAAACATATGATCATGTTTTGCGCCTgcgccttttccttcctggGAATCTCTGCCTTGCTCGGACCGGCAGTGTACATCGGGCTTTGGTCCGCTCAGTTCAACGTCGATCCCAACACGGCGGCAGGGCTGGTGAACTACCCCAACTTGATTTTCGGGTTTGGGAGTGTGATCTTGGTGCCGTTGTACAAGAGGTACGGGAGGCGACCGGTCATGTTGCTGAGCCTGGTGGCATATATTGGGGGGATCATCGGGGCGAGTCAATCGACGACGTATGGGGGTTTGCTAGCATGGAGGATTGTGCATGCTTTTGGGAGCGGGGTTTGCGAGGCATTGCCGGTACAGTTGGTGAAtgacatcttcttcttgcacgagagagggaagaagttggggTGGTATACGGTTGCCTTGTGTCTGGGAGCGACTGGGCCGATGTTTTGCGGGTTTATGCTTGCGGCCGGGTATTCGTGGAACTTGTTCTTTTATGTCGAGCTGGCTTTTGGTGTTGcgcttttgcttttgtgttttctttttgtggaAGAGTCGTTGTATTTCAGAGCTCCTGTTGCTCCGTCAGGTGGGTCGTCAAGCGGGAGCAACCTCGAGGTTGTGACGTCGGCTGCGACCACGGCAGAAGGCAATGAGAAGGAGCGGCAGCCAGAGACTGCAGAGCTGTCGGGCAATTCTGTCCTTCCTCGGCGCAAGTCTTGGAAACAGCAGCTCAGCATCTTCCCGGACAAGTTCGACTACACGTGTGACTTTTGGGCCATGCCATTCAGAGCTTTCACCCATCTCTTAGTTCCTTCCACCTTCTGGGTCATCGCCACCTACGGCATCTATATTGGACTGTGcggcttctccttcaacttTGTCTTCCCGTTGAAGATTGTCCAGCCCCCATACAATTGGCCCGAGACAAATTCTGGTCTGAGCGCCATTGCGACTTTTATTGGTTTCGGCCTTGCTCTTCCTCTACTCCCGGCATCCGATATCCTGGCCGCGAGGCTCACAAGGAGGAATGGGGGCATCAGAGAAGCCGAAATGAGACTGGGGGTTCTCATTCCTGCCGCGTTTGTCGCTCCGGCAGGCCAAGTTCTCTTTGGTATGGCTGCCGCCAGAGATCTCCACTGGATATGCTACTTCATCGCGATCGGTATCACCCAGTGGGCTGGCTACTTTTACTTCACACTCACATTGGCTTATGCGGTTGATTCGTACAATGCCAACTTGAGCGAGatgctcatcatcatgaacCTTGGCAAGCAGGCCATCAGCTTTGGTTTTAGCGGGGAGCTGTTGAACTGGATCCTCAAGCATGGATATGTCACGATTGTTGTGGCGGCTTTCGTCCCCATCTTGGTGGTAAACAACATGATGGTCTTCGTTTTCATGATCTGGGGTAAGAGAATCagagtgatgatggcgaaTAGTTGGCTGGCAAGGTTTCatgggaggagtttgacaCGGGGGGAGGGACATTGA